Proteins encoded together in one Diabrotica undecimpunctata isolate CICGRU chromosome 3, icDiaUnde3, whole genome shotgun sequence window:
- the LOC140437330 gene encoding dnaJ homolog subfamily C member 11 yields the protein MDLDSEDENVMEEDYYSFLNIPKEASKEEINNAYRRLSRIYHPDKHVDPELKEKAEIMFNKTKKAYEVLSDPHRRAIYDSLGTKGLETEGWEIVQRTKTPAEIRAEYEQLAEERAERLKKQATNPTGNVTIAVNATDLFNPYYDEFLDEEYESDFLTQFPNIEVSSMQFSQSVDFPLTQKDSCTLSGQLHTQNGTGGGGINLSWRHIFSHKSWAEMEMTAGSGPALSFKGFRTLTRRFFWNGGTILQFTPEGIRPGVMSTLAMQVDKHSVGYLSYQGGVRSAFTTQIIRDTEKNRYNFSIQVGLPHSFVLLQYTRKILSQELKLRIAIKAGTFGGVIEYGAEKKISKHSNLAFAVVCGVPSGVKLKIRLTRASQTYSFPIHLCEEIMPAPIFYATIVPLVIYVVVKKGFVEPFLREERNKKVEKQKQNNYNKLLEKRREAMAAQDLMHATYNRIRDDESNKKGLVIIKAIYGRIIRDRGDSQQADSEMTNEVVDVTIPVQCLVKDSKLEIHVQNKSELPGFFDPALGEEKMLHIIYNYHDQPHEVTVGETEPLRLPKTSHRTNIT from the exons ATGGATTTAGATTCTGAAGATGAAAATGTAATGGAAGAGGATTATTATTCCTTTTTAAACATACCTAAAGAG GCCTccaaggaagaaataaataatgcTTATAGAAGATTGAGTCGAATTTACCATCCTGATAAACATGTTGACCCAGAACTTAAAGAAAAAGCTGAAATTATGTTTAATAAAACCAAAAAGGCTTATGAAG ttttgtCAGATCCTCATAGAAGAGCTATTTATGACTCTCTTGGCACCAAAGGTTTAGAAACAGAAGGTTGGGAAATAGTACAAAGAACAAAAACTCCTGCAGAAATAAGGGCTGAATATGAACAGCTAGCTGAAGAACGCGCAGAGAGGCTTAAAAAACAAGCTACCAATCCAACAGGCAATGTTACTATAGCTGTTAATGCTACTGATCTTTTTAATCCTTATTATGATGAGTTTTTGGATGAAGAATATGAAAG TGACTTTCTAACTCAATTTCCAAACATAGAAGTATCTTCAATGCAATTCAGTCAATCTGTAGATTTCCCTCTAACTCAAAAAGACTCTTGTACACTTTCTGGGCAACTACACACCCAAAATGGAACTGGAGGAGGAGGAATTAATTTAAGCTGGAGACACATATTTTCACATAAAAGCTGGGCAGAGATGGAAATGACAGCAG GTAGTGGACCAGCATTATCTTTTAAAGGATTTAGAACACTCACTAGGAGGTTTTTTTGGAATGGTGgtacaattttacaatttactCCAGAAGGTATTAGACCTGGAGTAATGTCAA CTTTAGCAATGCAAGTAGATAAGCATTCTGTTGGATACCTATCGTATCAAGGAGGTGTTCGATCTGCTTTCACCACACAAATCATTAGGGATACAG AGAAAAATAGATACAACTTTTCAATACAAGTCGGCTTACCACATTCTTTTGTTCTTTTACAATATACGAGGAAAATTTTAAGTCAGGAATTAAAACTTAGGATAGCAATAAA AGCAGGCACATTTGGGGGCGTTATAGAATATGGGGCAGAGAAGAAGATATCAAAACATAGTAATCTTGCTTTTGCAGTTGTGTGTGGAGTGCCTTCGGGAGTGAAACTAAAAATTAG attgaCAAGGGCATCACAGACCTACTCCTTTCCGATCCACCTTTGTGAAGAAATTATGCCGGCGCCTATATTTTATGCCACCATAGTGCCTTTAGTGATATATGTAGTAGTTAAAAAAGGATTTGTAGAGCCTTTCTTGCGAGAAGAAAGGAACAAAAAAGTAGAGAAACAAAAGCAAAATAACTACAATAAGCTGTTGGAAAAGCGGCGAGAGGCAATGGCAGCTCAGGATCTTATGCATGCTACTTACAATAGGATAAGAGACGATGAGAGCAATAAGAAAGGATTGGTTATTATTAAAGCAATTTATGGAAGAATAATAAGAG ATCGTGGTGATAGTCAACAAGCAGATAGCGAAATGACCAACGAAGTTGTAGATGTTACTATTCCTGTACAATGTCTAGTCAAAGATAGTAAATTAGAAATACATGTTCAGAACAAA TCTGAACTACCTGGTTTCTTTGACCCTGCATTAGGTGAAGAAAAAATGTTACATATTATTTACAACTATCATGATCAACCTCATGAAGTTACTGTAGGAGAGACTGAACCTTTACGACTACCAAAAACTT cacATCGGACTAATATTACGTAG